The sequence TTATCTGACTGCCGAGAACAAAGAGGGCAGCTTGCGCGAGAAGATGGAAGAGCAGAAAGCGGCAACCCTGGGGCTGAAAGACGCGTCAGTGACCTATGCCATCCTTGCGCGAGAAGTGGACACCAACCGACAACTATATGATAGCGTTTTGCAACGGATGAAAGAGATGGGGGTAGCAGCAGAACTGCGTTCCTCAAACGTGTCGATTGTTGATAAGGCCGACCCTCCACGTTATCCTGCCAGACCCCGAAAGAGTCTTGCTCTCGCTTTGAGCATGTTCGTTGGACTCCTTGGTGGTGTTGGTGCCGCCTTCTTCCGTGAATATCTGGACAACACGGTGAAATCGCCTGACGATGTCCAGCGCCATCTCGGGCTGCCGAGCCTTGGCGTCGTTCCTGACTTTGCCAGCCTTGCGCAAGATACACATCATCTACCGAAGATTGCGCATGTGCCTGCAGAGGACCAAGACGAGGAGGTCGGAGAACAACCAGAACCAGAGTCTGCTCGTGCCCTCGTTGCGCCTCGTAAAAGCGAATTGATCTCGTCGCATCACCCCTTATCGGTGATTTCCGAAGCGTACCGAACTCTCCGTACTGCAATCTTCCTCTCGCGTGCCGGCGAGCAGCCGAAGACCTTGCTGTTTACGAGTGCCACTGAAGGTGAGGGAAAAACCCTTACTGCCGTAAACACCGCGGTGATCTTTGCACAGATGGGATTACGCGTCTTAATCATTGACTCCGACTTGCGGCGTCCCCGGTGTCACAAAGTGTTCGGGGTGCGTAACTGGGCGGGGTTAACCGAGGTCTTGACTGGAACACGTACTCCACAAGAAGTGATTAAGTCAACGGCGACGGCCAATCTCTTCTTGCTCAGCAGTGGCGCGGTTCCACCAAACCCAGCGGAACTCATAGGTTCCCGTCGCATGTCTGAATTGCTGACCACCTTTTTGCAGGAGTACGACTGTATCGTGGTCGACTCACCTCCAGTGATGCCTGTGAGCGATGCCGTGTTGCTCTCGACGCTAGTGGATGGGGTAGTCCTGGTTGTGAATGGCCAGAAAACACCGCGACATCTGGTGAAAGAGACTCGCTCGCGATTACTCTATGCTCGCGCAAAGATCCTTGGTGTGGTGTTAAATCGCGTCGATATGCAAAAGAGCGATTACGCCTATTATTATGGGCATTATTCCTCGTACTATCACCAGACGGACGAAAAGATGTCGGCATAAGCGTTCCTTGTCCCTGAGGGTGGTGGTGAACAATTGAACACAGAAGCGCACTGCTGGACACGCCAGCAGTGCGTGCTGGCGAAGGGCCTCTATGCGGGTACGTGACGCCTATCAGCCTGGTCTTGTGGTACGAGGCTGCGATTATCTCATCTGTGCAGGAATCGGCACGCTGATCGTCTGCACCCCGCTTGCCTTTGGCACGGTGCGTCTCTGGGCGATCTCGCTCATGGAAGCACTGGTGTTCTTCCTGGCTTTGGTCTGGATGAGTAAGCTGGTCATTC comes from Deltaproteobacteria bacterium and encodes:
- a CDS encoding polysaccharide biosynthesis tyrosine autokinase; the encoded protein is MRELSPFVLQPTPTPVHEVPPGFHEPIVEEDTHLRDYWRIVRKHLWLISACVASVVVVTFAVVFMMTPQYTAESTVLIERRAPQAIKFEGVQSENIGPDEYDYYKTQYELLRSRVLAARVIRKHDLEQRSLFAAPEKDSDFLASLWSAVNFWGTEETPAPAAEEEALVANPQAVAAYLERLEIKPFPRTRLVKVIFSSPDPQLSAKLVNAHTAAYTEYGVELRTQATVEAQQFLEEKLVELKQRVEKSEAALNDYRREKGILSLDEKENIVVDRLSDLNRRLTEAEAERIGLEAQVRLVRKRDYNSLPAVLDNSLIQTLKEQLATSEAEHAQLLTRFKADYPKVVQMKAQIDELKQRLNSEITKVVAGVESAYLTAENKEGSLREKMEEQKAATLGLKDASVTYAILAREVDTNRQLYDSVLQRMKEMGVAAELRSSNVSIVDKADPPRYPARPRKSLALALSMFVGLLGGVGAAFFREYLDNTVKSPDDVQRHLGLPSLGVVPDFASLAQDTHHLPKIAHVPAEDQDEEVGEQPEPESARALVAPRKSELISSHHPLSVISEAYRTLRTAIFLSRAGEQPKTLLFTSATEGEGKTLTAVNTAVIFAQMGLRVLIIDSDLRRPRCHKVFGVRNWAGLTEVLTGTRTPQEVIKSTATANLFLLSSGAVPPNPAELIGSRRMSELLTTFLQEYDCIVVDSPPVMPVSDAVLLSTLVDGVVLVVNGQKTPRHLVKETRSRLLYARAKILGVVLNRVDMQKSDYAYYYGHYSSYYHQTDEKMSA